The following proteins are encoded in a genomic region of Verrucomicrobiales bacterium:
- a CDS encoding DUF4262 domain-containing protein, giving the protein MKYDPPTAEDDVERRVLHDVSTFGCHVIKVMGDDSGPGFAYSVGLFHNFNHEEILIVGLDLDMMQGIINNLMADIRKGTRFQAGSRVAGILERFDCEFREVEVSHYRELLGCATWFYRGTDFPALQCVWPDMQGHFPWQPHFNAKLRSLQPTYGSRT; this is encoded by the coding sequence GTGAAGTACGACCCACCAACTGCTGAAGACGACGTTGAGCGCCGCGTTCTGCATGATGTGTCCACCTTTGGTTGTCACGTCATCAAAGTCATGGGAGACGACTCAGGGCCAGGATTTGCCTACTCGGTTGGCCTCTTTCACAATTTTAATCATGAGGAGATTTTGATCGTTGGACTCGATCTCGACATGATGCAGGGCATCATCAACAACTTGATGGCCGACATCCGAAAGGGCACACGTTTCCAGGCGGGGAGCCGTGTGGCAGGCATTCTTGAGCGCTTCGATTGTGAATTTCGCGAAGTTGAGGTCTCGCACTATCGGGAGCTTTTGGGCTGCGCGACTTGGTTTTATCGCGGTACCGATTTTCCCGCTTTACAATGTGTCTGGCCGGATATGCAGGGCCATTTCCCGTGGCAGCCACATTTCAACGCGAAGTTACGCAGCTTGCAGCCAACATATGGCTCCCGCACCTAA